A window of the Acetobacteraceae bacterium genome harbors these coding sequences:
- a CDS encoding site-specific DNA-methyltransferase, whose translation MSIQSSTSSSDDFWPVDMISQGDCVEVMSRLPSESVNCVFADPPYNLQLQGELRRPDDSLVDGVTDSWDRFDDFEAYDKFTRAWLTEARRVLHKDGTLWVIGSYHNIFRIGAMLQDMGFWILNDVVWRKTNPMPNFKGRRFTNAHETLIWAAKSPQSKYCFNYQAMKALNDDVQMRSDWTISVCNGKERLRNEHGLKLHPTQKPEMLLYRVLLSSTKMDDVILDPFSGTGTTAAMAKRLNRRFIVIERHPDYIKGAQERLDREEVLGDKALEVTPAPRAQPRVPFGTLVENGILEPGTLLYDRSRRLQATISADGSLISGDTRASIHKMGAFLTGAPSCNGWTFWHFEKEGELLPVDALRQEWRKGHGLS comes from the coding sequence ATGAGCATTCAATCTTCGACTTCCTCTTCAGATGATTTTTGGCCAGTTGATATGATTTCTCAGGGGGATTGTGTTGAGGTGATGAGCCGTCTGCCTTCTGAAAGCGTGAATTGCGTTTTTGCAGATCCGCCTTACAACTTGCAATTACAAGGAGAGTTGCGCCGTCCAGATGACAGTCTGGTCGATGGGGTGACGGATTCATGGGATCGCTTCGATGATTTTGAGGCCTATGATAAATTTACGAGGGCATGGCTGACAGAGGCCCGCCGTGTTTTACATAAGGACGGCACTTTATGGGTGATTGGCTCTTACCATAATATTTTCCGTATCGGCGCAATGTTGCAGGATATGGGCTTCTGGATTTTAAATGATGTTGTTTGGCGGAAAACCAATCCCATGCCAAATTTCAAAGGACGCCGTTTCACCAATGCGCATGAAACACTGATTTGGGCGGCAAAATCGCCTCAAAGCAAATATTGCTTTAATTACCAAGCGATGAAGGCTTTGAATGATGATGTGCAGATGCGCTCTGATTGGACGATATCTGTGTGCAATGGCAAAGAGCGTTTACGCAATGAGCATGGGTTAAAACTTCACCCGACACAGAAACCGGAAATGCTGCTGTACCGTGTTTTATTGTCATCAACGAAAATGGACGATGTGATTTTAGATCCTTTTTCTGGGACAGGAACAACGGCAGCGATGGCAAAGCGCTTGAATCGCCGTTTTATCGTGATTGAGCGTCATCCTGATTATATTAAGGGTGCACAAGAGCGCTTGGATAGAGAAGAGGTTTTGGGGGATAAGGCGCTTGAGGTGACACCAGCGCCACGGGCTCAGCCAAGAGTGCCTTTTGGAACATTGGTGGAGAATGGGATTTTAGAGCCAGGTACATTGCTATATGACCGTTCACGCCGCCTGCAGGCAACCATTAGTGCTGATGGGAGTTTGATTTCAGGGGACACACGGGCTTCCATTCATAAAATGGGCGCTTTTTTGACGGGGGCGCCTTCCTGCAATGGTTGGACTTTTTGGCATTTTGAGAAAGAAGGGGAGCTTCTCCCCGTGGATGCGCTTCGTCAAGAATGGCGCAAGGGGCATGGCCTCTCTTAA
- a CDS encoding ribonuclease HII, with product MPDFTLEEACGGLVAGIDEVGRGCLAGPVVAASFVFSSYKISDLCDGIDDSKKLSKKKRQSVFERLSASPDVVWALGAGSSVEIDKYNIRQATHLAMRRSLAVLRHRLGKNPDYVLVDGNDFPDLPCKGRAVVKGDRYSLSIAAASIMAKVVRDRVMERLSLRYAHYGWENNAGYGVKKHLEGLQKKGATPHHRYSFAPVQRLAVSGIGNL from the coding sequence TTGCCTGATTTTACGCTTGAGGAAGCCTGTGGAGGGCTGGTTGCTGGGATTGATGAGGTTGGCCGAGGCTGTCTCGCTGGTCCTGTCGTCGCCGCCTCTTTTGTTTTTTCCTCGTATAAAATTTCAGATCTTTGTGATGGCATTGATGATTCAAAAAAGCTGAGCAAAAAAAAACGCCAGTCTGTTTTTGAACGTCTTTCTGCTTCGCCTGATGTTGTTTGGGCGCTTGGGGCAGGCTCTTCCGTTGAAATTGATAAATATAACATTCGACAAGCAACGCATTTGGCTATGCGCCGGTCTTTGGCGGTTTTGCGTCATCGTTTAGGGAAAAATCCAGACTATGTTTTGGTCGATGGAAATGATTTTCCAGATTTACCCTGCAAGGGACGGGCAGTGGTGAAAGGGGATCGTTATTCTCTTTCCATTGCAGCAGCCTCCATTATGGCAAAAGTTGTTAGAGATCGGGTGATGGAGCGCCTTTCCTTGCGTTACGCCCATTATGGTTGGGAAAATAACGCAGGGTACGGGGTAAAAAAACACCTTGAGGGGCTTCAAAAAAAAGGGGCAACTCCTCACCACCGTTATTCTTTTGCGCCAGTGCAGCGCTTAGCCGTTTCAGGAATTGGGAACCTATGA
- a CDS encoding DUF4339 domain-containing protein, producing the protein MAQWFYEKDGKPTGPVSQMEISGLIISGKVKDETLVWTSSFGDEWRTARQAGLPTITFSSASSAEKRAESEASKMIATSFLEALEKKRASLSSFWAIALSCELAVWALINSTSLEMRLQSSSAFVAQSWMVFAIFIHFAVQFLFIQKDRQNMAGAGCQPLSYLWILLPQGYFLLRWERTKKYFGLFLFSLFLFLFNLAHLFQPQVLEQIMQYQKETSVVSAPSTPVSQNSQTVSTPPAVETKK; encoded by the coding sequence ATGGCGCAGTGGTTTTACGAAAAAGACGGAAAACCAACGGGTCCAGTCTCTCAAATGGAGATTTCGGGCTTAATTATCTCAGGCAAGGTAAAGGACGAGACGCTCGTTTGGACTTCCAGCTTTGGGGATGAATGGCGCACGGCAAGGCAGGCAGGTTTGCCCACAATTACTTTTTCTTCGGCAAGTTCTGCTGAAAAAAGAGCAGAGTCCGAAGCTTCGAAAATGATTGCAACATCTTTTTTAGAAGCTTTAGAGAAAAAACGGGCGAGCTTGTCTTCTTTTTGGGCGATCGCTTTATCCTGCGAATTAGCTGTTTGGGCGCTTATTAATTCTACGTCGTTAGAGATGCGGTTGCAGTCTTCTAGTGCTTTTGTGGCACAAAGTTGGATGGTGTTTGCAATTTTTATCCATTTTGCTGTGCAGTTTTTGTTTATACAAAAAGATCGGCAGAATATGGCTGGGGCTGGATGTCAGCCACTTTCTTATTTATGGATTTTATTGCCGCAAGGTTATTTTTTGTTGAGATGGGAACGGACTAAAAAATATTTTGGGCTTTTTCTCTTCTCACTTTTCCTTTTCCTCTTCAATCTTGCGCATCTTTTTCAGCCTCAAGTTCTCGAACAGATAATGCAGTACCAGAAGGAGACTTCTGTTGTCAGCGCGCCTTCGACTCCTGTGAGTCAAAATAGTCAGACTGTTTCAACCCCTCCAGCTGTTGAAACTAAAAAATAA
- a CDS encoding 50S ribosomal protein L17 — MRHRLGGRKLNVTSSHRKAMFKNMAVAVLKHEQITTTLPKAKELRAVVDKLITLGKRGDLHARRQAVAQLQDEAIVRKLFDTIAPRYKERNGGYSRVLKAGMRYGDNADMAIFELVDRDAEAKGKDSGSVAAPAEAQEAA; from the coding sequence ATGCGTCATCGGTTAGGCGGACGGAAATTAAACGTCACTTCATCTCATCGTAAAGCTATGTTTAAAAATATGGCGGTTGCGGTTCTAAAACACGAACAAATCACAACAACTTTGCCAAAAGCAAAAGAATTGCGTGCTGTTGTGGATAAACTCATCACCCTTGGTAAGCGCGGGGATCTCCATGCACGCCGTCAGGCTGTTGCTCAGTTGCAGGACGAGGCTATCGTCCGCAAATTGTTTGACACAATTGCGCCACGTTATAAAGAGCGCAATGGCGGGTATTCCCGTGTTCTTAAAGCTGGCATGCGTTATGGCGATAATGCGGATATGGCAATCTTTGAATTGGTTGACCGCGATGCAGAGGCCAAAGGTAAAGACAGTGGATCCGTTGCTGCACCAGCAGAAGCGCAAGAAGCTGCCTAA
- a CDS encoding DNA-directed RNA polymerase subunit alpha gives MVLQKNWQSLIQPERLTVEQGKLPALSAVLTAEPLERGFGLTLGNALRRILLSSLQGAAVTAIKIEGVLHEFSSVPGVREDVIDIVLNIKQLAIKMHEEGPKKLTLRAKGPGEVTASQITATHDVEIMNPDLVICSLDDGAEVEMEFTINTGRGYVPASANRPEGAPIGLIPVDAIYSPVRRVAYKVEQTRVGQVTDYDKLILSVETNGVVTPEDAVALSARILQDQLNLFINFEEPRPIEKEEEEEPLSFNRNLLRKVDELELSVRSANCLKNDNIVYIGDLVQKSEHEMLRTPNFGRKSLNEIKEVLSSMGLSLGMDIPEWPPESIEELLQKVDGK, from the coding sequence TTGGTTCTTCAGAAAAATTGGCAATCCCTTATTCAGCCTGAAAGACTTACTGTTGAGCAGGGTAAGCTTCCTGCCCTTTCTGCTGTTCTGACCGCAGAGCCGCTAGAACGTGGTTTTGGGCTTACTTTAGGGAATGCTCTTCGTCGGATTTTATTATCCTCTTTGCAGGGTGCTGCTGTCACTGCCATTAAGATTGAAGGGGTTCTTCATGAGTTCTCTTCTGTTCCTGGTGTGCGTGAGGATGTGATTGATATTGTTTTAAATATCAAACAGCTTGCAATTAAAATGCACGAAGAAGGTCCTAAAAAACTCACACTTCGTGCAAAAGGTCCTGGAGAAGTGACAGCTTCTCAGATTACAGCGACACATGATGTTGAGATCATGAATCCTGATTTGGTTATCTGCAGCCTTGATGATGGCGCAGAGGTCGAGATGGAATTCACAATCAACACTGGCCGTGGTTATGTTCCAGCAAGCGCCAACCGTCCAGAAGGTGCGCCAATTGGACTTATTCCAGTTGATGCAATTTATTCTCCGGTTCGCCGTGTGGCTTACAAAGTTGAGCAGACCCGTGTCGGTCAGGTAACAGACTATGACAAGCTCATCCTGAGTGTTGAGACGAATGGCGTTGTTACACCAGAAGATGCGGTTGCTCTTTCTGCCCGTATTTTGCAGGATCAGCTTAATCTCTTCATTAACTTTGAAGAGCCTCGTCCTATTGAGAAGGAAGAAGAGGAAGAGCCTCTATCCTTTAACCGTAATCTTCTACGGAAAGTGGATGAGCTTGAACTATCCGTGCGGAGTGCGAACTGTCTTAAAAATGACAATATCGTCTATATCGGCGATTTGGTTCAAAAGTCAGAGCATGAAATGCTTCGTACACCCAACTTTGGCCGGAAGTCTTTGAATGAAATCAAAGAAGTTCTGAGTTCTATGGGATTATCGCTGGGGATGGATATCCCTGAATGGCCACCTGAAAGCATCGAAGAGTTGCTTCAGAAGGTTGATGGAAAATAA
- the rpsK gene encoding 30S ribosomal protein S11, translated as MAKPASTRVRRRERKNITSGVAHVLSTFNNTMITISDAQGNAISWSSSGQQGFKGSRKSTPYAAQLAAEDAGRKAREHGMETLEVEVCGPGSGRESALRALQSVGFVITMIRDLTPVPHNGCRPRKRRRV; from the coding sequence ATGGCTAAGCCAGCATCTACGCGAGTTCGTCGCAGAGAGCGAAAAAATATTACTTCTGGTGTTGCTCATGTATTGTCAACATTTAACAATACAATGATCACCATCAGTGATGCCCAGGGGAATGCTATTTCATGGTCTTCTTCTGGTCAGCAGGGTTTTAAGGGTTCCCGCAAGTCTACACCTTATGCTGCTCAGTTGGCCGCAGAGGATGCTGGTCGCAAAGCACGTGAGCATGGTATGGAAACCCTAGAGGTTGAAGTTTGCGGTCCAGGTTCAGGCCGTGAAAGTGCACTTCGTGCGTTGCAGTCTGTTGGATTTGTGATCACGATGATTCGTGATTTGACACCTGTTCCTCACAACGGCTGTCGTCCACGTAAACGCCGTCGCGTTTAA
- the rpsM gene encoding 30S ribosomal protein S13, translated as MARIAGVNIPTNKRVCIALRYIYGVGATTADAICKKLEIPAQKRVNELSDDEVAAIRTEIDESVRVEGDLRRETAMSIKRLMDLGSYRGLRHRRRLPVRGQRTHTNARTRKGKAVAIAGKKKVTR; from the coding sequence GTGGCGCGTATTGCTGGCGTAAATATTCCAACAAATAAGCGAGTGTGCATTGCTCTTCGCTACATTTATGGTGTTGGTGCAACAACAGCGGATGCAATCTGCAAGAAATTGGAGATTCCTGCTCAGAAACGAGTGAATGAACTAAGTGACGATGAAGTCGCTGCGATTCGTACAGAGATCGATGAGTCCGTCCGTGTGGAAGGTGACCTTCGTCGTGAAACTGCGATGAGCATTAAGCGTCTGATGGACTTGGGGTCTTATAGAGGATTGCGTCACCGCCGTCGTCTCCCTGTTCGTGGACAGCGTACACATACAAATGCCCGTACTCGTAAAGGTAAAGCCGTTGCGATTGCAGGTAAGAAGAAAGTGACCCGTTAA
- a CDS encoding adenylate kinase, giving the protein MTSKNIIFLGAPGAGKGTQAAMLAKELQIPTISTGDILRKEIASATPLGLEVKALVDNGKLVSDELVLRLVEKRLSSEDCARGFILDGFPRNVDQAKDLDALLSKLEKAIGFVIFLDVPHDAILKRLAERKAADGSKRADDGEEVVKDRLRTYEEQTAPLLPYYRSRQLLKEIDGTASMEVVRQKIGEIFS; this is encoded by the coding sequence ATGACAAGTAAGAATATTATTTTTCTTGGTGCGCCTGGTGCTGGAAAAGGGACACAGGCCGCAATGTTGGCAAAGGAACTTCAGATTCCAACGATTTCAACAGGGGATATTCTCCGTAAAGAAATCGCCTCAGCGACTCCATTGGGATTAGAAGTTAAAGCCCTTGTGGATAATGGAAAACTGGTTTCTGACGAATTGGTTTTGCGCTTGGTGGAAAAACGTCTATCTTCAGAGGATTGCGCAAGGGGATTCATTTTAGATGGTTTTCCACGCAATGTTGATCAAGCAAAAGATTTAGATGCGCTTTTATCCAAGTTGGAAAAAGCCATTGGTTTTGTAATTTTTCTGGATGTTCCGCATGATGCTATTTTAAAACGGCTTGCGGAGCGCAAGGCAGCAGATGGTTCTAAGCGGGCCGATGATGGGGAAGAGGTTGTGAAAGACCGTCTCCGTACTTACGAAGAACAAACAGCGCCTCTTCTGCCTTATTATAGAAGCCGTCAGCTTTTGAAAGAAATTGACGGCACTGCTTCGATGGAAGTGGTTCGGCAGAAAATAGGGGAAATTTTTTCCTGA
- the secY gene encoding preprotein translocase subunit SecY has protein sequence MVSAAEHFASNLSMESFSKASELKKRIWFTLGALIIYRLGTYIPVPGIDPMIMGQILSQQKTGILGVFDMFSGGALGRMTVFALNIMPYISASIIVQLLSTTIPSLEALKKDGESGRQKINQYTRYLTLFIAMFQAYGIAIGLQAIHSPTGQSAVIDPGMFFISSCVLTLVGGSMFLMWIGEQITSRGVGNGISLIIFAGIVAGLPSATASLLELGRTGVISGFFIAAFLAMALAVIVFIVFMELAQFRVVIQYPKRQVGRRIYGGDSSHLPVKVNTAGVIPPIFASSILLLPLSLAGMIDANTSPAWLVTLSHQLSQGRPLYMLTYAGLIIFFSYFYAAVTFNPEETADNLRKQGGFIPGIRPGAKTAAYFDSTLSRLTTIGAAYLVAVCLLPQFLITKYSVPFYFGGTSLIIIVTVTIDTVTQVQSHLVGHQYRGLIKKQSGRAGRRIVNKQH, from the coding sequence ATGGTCTCAGCCGCTGAGCATTTCGCTTCCAATCTCAGCATGGAATCTTTTTCTAAGGCTTCTGAGCTGAAGAAACGTATCTGGTTTACGTTGGGCGCCTTAATTATTTATCGCCTTGGAACGTATATTCCTGTTCCGGGTATTGATCCTATGATTATGGGACAGATTTTAAGCCAACAAAAAACTGGCATTTTGGGTGTTTTTGATATGTTCTCTGGGGGGGCATTAGGACGTATGACTGTCTTTGCCTTGAACATTATGCCCTATATTAGTGCTTCAATTATCGTTCAGTTGCTTTCGACAACGATCCCTTCTTTGGAAGCCTTGAAGAAGGATGGCGAGAGCGGACGTCAAAAAATTAATCAATATACACGCTATTTGACCCTTTTTATTGCCATGTTCCAAGCCTATGGGATTGCAATCGGGTTGCAGGCTATTCATAGCCCGACAGGACAGAGTGCGGTTATTGATCCTGGCATGTTCTTTATTTCCAGTTGCGTTTTGACCCTCGTAGGGGGCTCAATGTTCCTGATGTGGATTGGGGAGCAGATTACCTCTCGGGGTGTTGGGAATGGGATTTCGCTGATTATTTTTGCAGGTATCGTTGCTGGCTTGCCTTCTGCAACAGCAAGTTTACTTGAGCTGGGGCGGACGGGGGTTATTTCTGGCTTCTTTATCGCAGCCTTTTTAGCCATGGCCTTAGCTGTTATTGTTTTTATTGTCTTTATGGAGTTGGCACAGTTCCGTGTCGTAATTCAATATCCGAAACGTCAGGTTGGTCGCCGTATTTATGGTGGGGATAGTTCGCATCTGCCCGTTAAAGTAAATACAGCAGGGGTTATTCCACCCATTTTTGCATCTTCTATCCTTTTATTACCGTTGAGTTTGGCGGGGATGATTGATGCGAATACTTCTCCTGCTTGGCTGGTAACGCTTTCGCATCAGCTTTCCCAAGGCCGTCCCCTTTATATGTTGACCTATGCAGGCTTGATTATTTTCTTCTCATATTTTTATGCGGCTGTAACTTTTAATCCAGAAGAAACGGCTGATAATTTGAGAAAGCAGGGAGGCTTCATTCCGGGGATTCGTCCAGGAGCGAAGACGGCTGCTTATTTTGATAGCACTTTGTCCCGTCTAACAACGATTGGCGCAGCCTATTTGGTAGCTGTCTGTCTGTTGCCACAGTTTTTAATTACGAAATATAGTGTTCCATTTTATTTCGGCGGTACAAGCTTGATCATTATTGTAACGGTAACCATTGATACTGTTACGCAAGTTCAGTCTCATCTCGTTGGTCATCAATATAGAGGCTTGATTAAAAAGCAGAGCGGTCGGGCAGGACGTCGTATTGTCAATAAGCAGCACTGA
- a CDS encoding 50S ribosomal protein L15, with amino-acid sequence MVKLNELRDNPGAHYRAKRVGRGIGSGKGKTSGSGHKGQKARSGVAINGFEGGQLPIYRRMPKRGFVNIFRKEYAIINLNVVSQALEEGKLEKGKLVNFESLKAAGLVSSRKKLAGVRLLARGEISAKVDFEVAGASAAAIAAVEKAGGSVKTLNVPAAEENA; translated from the coding sequence ATGGTTAAGTTAAACGAACTACGTGATAACCCAGGCGCACATTATCGTGCCAAAAGGGTTGGCCGTGGTATTGGTTCCGGCAAGGGAAAGACTTCTGGTTCAGGTCATAAAGGGCAGAAGGCACGTTCAGGTGTCGCCATTAATGGCTTTGAAGGTGGTCAGCTTCCTATTTATCGCCGTATGCCAAAACGTGGCTTTGTGAACATCTTCCGTAAGGAATATGCAATCATTAACCTAAACGTCGTTTCTCAGGCGCTTGAAGAGGGCAAGCTTGAGAAGGGGAAATTGGTTAATTTCGAATCTTTGAAAGCAGCTGGGCTTGTTAGCTCCCGTAAAAAACTGGCAGGCGTTCGTTTGCTTGCACGCGGTGAAATCAGTGCTAAAGTTGATTTCGAAGTTGCTGGTGCATCAGCTGCAGCGATTGCTGCTGTTGAAAAGGCTGGGGGTTCAGTGAAAACATTGAATGTTCCGGCTGCAGAGGAAAACGCCTAA
- the rpmD gene encoding 50S ribosomal protein L30, producing the protein MAKKQLPPVEAGKVRVIRTGSLIRSKPGQAEAMRGLGLRRIGAVRELEDTPAIRGMIRVVAHLVKVENHG; encoded by the coding sequence ATGGCTAAAAAACAATTACCTCCTGTTGAAGCTGGAAAAGTGCGTGTTATTCGCACTGGTTCCTTAATTCGTTCCAAACCAGGTCAAGCCGAAGCTATGAGAGGCCTAGGACTTCGCCGGATTGGTGCTGTTCGCGAGCTCGAAGACACACCTGCCATCCGTGGCATGATTCGTGTTGTCGCGCATTTAGTGAAAGTGGAGAATCATGGTTAA